One Scomber scombrus chromosome 4, fScoSco1.1, whole genome shotgun sequence genomic region harbors:
- the serpind1 gene encoding heparin cofactor 2: protein MWVITVISVALLLVSPSLAGIKEISSHFSDPKPDPRGFEPGGAMDIDAMPLEFHKENTVTNDLVFDGFEDEDYIDFDKILAAGSDDYIEGDEIDEIATPAPDIDIFAEPSDPKIRRARLLRLFHGRSRLQRLNSINARFGFNLYRSLRNNVNQTDNILLAPAGISIAMGMMSLGAGPGTHDQIYKVLGFAEFVNASIHYDNTTVHKLFRKLTHRLFRRNFGYTLRSVNDVYVKKDVSVKDTFRAETKAYYFAEPQSVDFKDPAFLDKANRRILKLTKGLIREPLKSVDPNMVLMLLNYLYFKGTWEQKFPKEMTHYRNFRVNEKTNVRVPMMTNKGNYLAAADHELQCDILQLPYSGNISMLIALPRKITGMRTLEQEISPTVVNKWLKNMTNRTREVVLPRFKLEQNYDLIANLKEMGLTDLFQENGDFTGMTSEKVAMNWLKHQGTITVNEEGTEAAALTQVGFMPLSSQIRFTVDQPFLFLIYEHRTDCLVFMGRVVNPSQN, encoded by the exons ATGTGGGTAATTACGGTAATCTCTGTGGCTCTTCTGCTGGTCAGTCCATCCTTGGCTGGGATCAAAGAAATCAGCTCACACTTTAGTGACCCTAAACCAGACCCCAGGGGCTTTGAACCAGGAGGGGCAATGGATATAGACGCCATGCCCTTGGAGTTccacaaagaaaacactgtCACTAATGACCTGGTTTTTGATGGCTTTGAGGATGAAGATTACATTGATTTTGATAAGATCCTGGCTGCGGGCAGTGACGACTACAT CGAAGGAGATGAGATTGATGAGATTGCAACACCAGCTCCAGACATTGACATCTTTGCCGAACCCTCTGACCCAAAGATTCGCCGTGCCAGACTCCTACGGCTGTTCCATGGTCGGTCTCGCCTTCAACGCCTCAACAGTATCAATGCCCGTTTTGGTTTTAATCTCTATCGAAGTCTTCGAAACAATGTCAACCAGACTGACAACATCCTGCTGGCACCTGCTGGGATCTCAATCGCTATGGGGATGATGTCTTTAGGGGCAGGACCTGGAACCCATGATCAGATCTACAAAGTTCTGGGATTCGCTGAATTTGTCAATGCAAGCATTCATTATGACAACACAACAGTGCACAAGCTCTTCAGGAAGTTGACGCACAGGCTCTTCCGGAGGAACTTTGGTTACACACTGCGCTCCGTAAATGATGTCTATGTGAAGAAGGATGTCTCTGTGAAAGATACTTTCCGTGCAGAGACAAAGGCCTATTATTTTGCAGAGCCGCAGTCAGTGGACTTCAAGGACCCTGCCTTTCTGGACAAGGCAAATCGTCGCATCTTGAAGCTGACAAAAGGACTGATCAGGGAACCACTTAAGAGTGTGGACCCAAACATGGTGCTGATGCTGCTCAACTACCTGTACTTCAAAG GTACATGGGAGCAGAAGTTCCCCAAAGAAATGACTCACTATCGCAACTTTCGcgtaaatgaaaaaacaaacgtTCGTGTGCCAATGATGACCAACAAAGGGAATTACCTGGCTGCTGCCGACCATGAACTACAGTGTGACATCCTACAG CTCCCATATTCAGGAAACATCAGCATGCTCATTGCCTTGCCTCGGAAGATCACTGGCATGAGGACCTTGGAACAAGAAATCTCCCCCACTGTTGTCAACAAGTGGctcaaaaacatgacaaatag GACCCGTGAGGTTGTGTTACCTCGCTTTAAACTGGAGCAGAACTATGACTTGATTGCCAATTTGAAGGAGATGGGCCTCACTGACTTGTTCCAGGAGAACGGAGACTTCACTGGAATGACCTCTGAAAAGGTTGCCATGAACTGG CTGAAGCACCAGGGAACCATCACTGTGAATGAAGAAGGGACTGAGGCTGCTGCTCTGACCCAGGTGGGATTCatgcctctctcctctcagatACGCTTCACTGTGGACCaacccttcctcttcctcatctacGAGCACCGCACGGATTGCCTTGTGTTCATGGGCCGGGTGGTCAATCCTTCACAGAACTAA